The Lujinxingia vulgaris genome includes a region encoding these proteins:
- a CDS encoding cupin domain-containing protein: MPDRAETINRTEKFEKPTADELIARHALKPHPEGGFYSETWRSSITLPPEVLPGKDGRRQAGTAIYYLLKSHQHSKRHRVSSDELWFHLMGDPLTLRIKAPDESRLSTLTLGPTSELRLQALVPAGHWQSAHPQPGPAGYALMACVVVPGFDFQDFEMAEG, encoded by the coding sequence ATGCCCGACCGCGCCGAAACCATCAACCGCACCGAAAAGTTTGAAAAACCCACCGCCGACGAGCTCATCGCCCGCCATGCCCTCAAACCCCACCCCGAGGGCGGTTTTTACTCAGAAACCTGGCGCTCCTCCATCACCCTTCCCCCCGAGGTCCTCCCCGGCAAAGACGGCCGCCGCCAGGCCGGCACCGCCATCTACTACCTCCTCAAAAGCCACCAGCACTCCAAACGCCACCGCGTCAGCTCCGACGAGCTCTGGTTCCACCTGATGGGCGACCCGCTCACCCTGCGCATCAAAGCCCCCGACGAAAGCCGCCTGAGCACCCTCACACTCGGCCCCACCTCCGAGCTCCGCCTGCAGGCCCTCGTCCCCGCCGGCCACTGGCAGAGCGCCCACCCCCAGCCCGGCCCCGCCGGCTACGCGCTGATGGCGTGCGTGGTCGTCCCCGGCTTTGATTTTCAGGACTTTGAGATGGCCGAGGGGTGA
- a CDS encoding phytoene desaturase family protein has protein sequence MNTPDVLDAIVIGAGFGGLSAALTLAERGASLAIFERLTYPGGCASTFRRRGYRFESGATLFSGFGEGQLFDRWIKRHNLPVRFESMDPLVTLRAPDLNLPISSDRDALTASFCALPGAPAEAIRRFFAYQKRVADALWQLFDDPTLLPPFNPSNLLRHIARSPGYLVLLGAVGRSVGDLLKRFDLQNFLPLRTYLNAVCQITVQASADEAEAPFALAAMDYFFRGTGHIHGGIGQLASALSDAVENLGGQVLMADAVRRISREHDHWLVESRRHTLRARHVIANLLPSALLKLLADPALASPSLHRKQRAVEGGWGAAMLYLGVDRQRIARQEAFHLELVDDPHRPFQEGNHIFCSVSGADERDRAPEGQRVVTVSTHVDMRRYLGASPEERAAYTQSVQDRMRQTLQLRAPELARATLFEMTGSPRTFERFTGRPGGYVGGIPRVKGLHHYRDLGPQQVAKNLYLVGDTAFPGQSTLAVALGGLRTAEHIFKSAR, from the coding sequence ATGAACACCCCCGATGTTTTGGACGCCATCGTCATCGGCGCCGGTTTTGGCGGCCTGAGCGCCGCGCTGACCCTGGCCGAACGCGGCGCCTCACTCGCCATCTTCGAGCGGCTGACCTACCCGGGCGGCTGCGCCAGCACCTTCCGCCGCCGCGGCTACCGCTTTGAGTCCGGCGCCACCCTCTTCAGCGGCTTTGGCGAAGGCCAGCTCTTTGACCGCTGGATTAAGCGCCACAACCTTCCGGTGCGCTTTGAGAGCATGGACCCGCTCGTCACCCTGCGCGCCCCCGACCTTAATCTCCCCATCTCCAGCGATCGCGACGCGCTGACCGCCTCCTTCTGCGCCCTTCCCGGCGCCCCGGCCGAGGCCATCCGACGCTTCTTCGCCTACCAGAAGCGCGTCGCCGACGCCCTCTGGCAGCTCTTTGACGACCCCACGCTCCTCCCCCCTTTCAACCCTTCCAACCTCCTGCGCCACATCGCCCGCTCCCCGGGCTACCTGGTGCTCCTGGGCGCGGTGGGGCGCTCGGTGGGCGATCTTCTCAAACGCTTTGACCTCCAGAACTTTTTGCCCCTGCGCACCTACCTCAACGCCGTCTGCCAGATCACCGTCCAGGCCAGCGCCGACGAGGCCGAAGCCCCCTTCGCCCTGGCCGCCATGGACTACTTCTTTCGCGGCACCGGCCACATCCACGGCGGCATCGGCCAGCTCGCCAGCGCCCTCTCCGACGCCGTCGAAAACCTCGGCGGCCAGGTCTTGATGGCCGACGCCGTGCGCCGCATCTCCCGCGAGCACGACCACTGGCTCGTCGAGAGCCGCCGCCACACCCTGCGCGCCCGTCACGTCATCGCCAACCTCCTGCCCTCGGCCCTGCTGAAGCTCCTGGCCGACCCCGCGCTCGCAAGCCCCTCACTCCACCGCAAACAGCGCGCCGTCGAAGGCGGCTGGGGCGCCGCCATGCTCTACCTGGGCGTCGACCGCCAGCGCATCGCCCGCCAGGAGGCCTTCCACCTCGAACTCGTCGACGACCCCCACCGCCCCTTCCAGGAAGGCAACCACATCTTCTGCTCGGTCAGCGGCGCCGATGAGCGCGATCGCGCCCCCGAGGGCCAGCGCGTCGTCACCGTCTCCACCCACGTCGACATGCGCCGCTACCTGGGCGCAAGCCCCGAGGAGCGCGCCGCCTACACCCAATCCGTGCAAGATCGCATGCGCCAGACCCTCCAGCTACGCGCCCCCGAGCTTGCCCGCGCCACCCTCTTCGAGATGACCGGCAGCCCTCGCACCTTCGAGCGCTTCACCGGCCGCCCCGGCGGCTATGTCGGCGGCATCCCTCGCGTAAAAGGCCTGCACCACTACCGCGACCTCGGCCCCCAGCAGGTCGCCAAAAACCTCTACCTCGTCGGCGACACCGCCTTCCCCGGGCAAAGCACCCTGGCCGTGGCCCTTGGCGGCCTGCGCACCGCAGAGCATATTTTCAAATCCGCTCGATGA